A single window of Dermochelys coriacea isolate rDerCor1 chromosome 2, rDerCor1.pri.v4, whole genome shotgun sequence DNA harbors:
- the BAMBI gene encoding BMP and activin membrane-bound inhibitor homolog isoform X2, with protein sequence MDRHSSHGFIWLQLELCAMAILLTRGEIRCYCDAAHCVATGYMCKSELNACFSRLLDPQNMNSPLTHGCLDSIANTADICQAKQAQNHSGTTMPTLECCHEDMCNYRGLHDVLSPPKGQGSRYQHDNSRNLITKVQELTSSKELWFRAAVIAVPIAGGLILVLLIMLALRMLRSENKRLQDQRQQMLSRLHYSFHGHHAKKGQVAKLDLECMVPVTGHENCCMSCDKMRQTDLSNDKILSLVHWGMYSGHGKLEFV encoded by the exons ATGGATCGCCATTCCAGCCACGGCTTCATCTGGCTGCAACTGGAGCTGTGCGCCATGGCCATCCTGCTGACCAGAG gtGAAATTAGATGCTACTGTGATGCTGCGCACTGTGTTGCAACTGGCTATATGTGTAAATCTGAGCTTAATGCCTGCTTCTCCAGACTGCTTGACCCTCAGAACATGAATTCCCCACTTACTCATGGCTGCTTGGACTCTATTGCAAACACAGCTGACATCTGCCAAGCTAAACAGGCACAAAACCACTCTGGCACCACCATGCCCACATTGGAATGCTGTCATGAAGATATGTGCAATTATAGAGGACTGCATgatgttctctctcctcccaagG GACAGGGGAGCAGATATCAGCATGACAACAGCAGAAATCTCATCACTAAGGTTCAGGAGCTGACCTCTTCAAAAGAATTGTGGTTCAGAGCAGCTGTAATTGCTGTCCCCATAGCTGGTGGGCTGATCTTAGTGCTGCTTATCATGCTAGCTTTGCGGATGCTCAGGAGTGAAAACAAAAGACTGCAAGATCAACGACAGCAAATGCTCTCCCGTTTGCACTACAGTTTTCATGGACATCATGCGAAGAAAGGACAGGTGGCAAAGTTAGACTTGGAATGCATGGTGCCAGTAACTGGTCATGAGAACTGCTGCATGAGCTGTGATAAAATGAGACAGACAGACCTCAGCAATGATAAAATTCTTTCATTAGTCCACTGGGGAATGTACAGCGGGCATGGAAAGCTGGAATTTGTatga
- the BAMBI gene encoding BMP and activin membrane-bound inhibitor homolog isoform X1 has product MDRHSSHGFIWLQLELCAMAILLTRGEIRCYCDAAHCVATGYMCKSELNACFSRLLDPQNMNSPLTHGCLDSIANTADICQAKQAQNHSGTTMPTLECCHEDMCNYRGLHDVLSPPKGETSGQGSRYQHDNSRNLITKVQELTSSKELWFRAAVIAVPIAGGLILVLLIMLALRMLRSENKRLQDQRQQMLSRLHYSFHGHHAKKGQVAKLDLECMVPVTGHENCCMSCDKMRQTDLSNDKILSLVHWGMYSGHGKLEFV; this is encoded by the exons ATGGATCGCCATTCCAGCCACGGCTTCATCTGGCTGCAACTGGAGCTGTGCGCCATGGCCATCCTGCTGACCAGAG gtGAAATTAGATGCTACTGTGATGCTGCGCACTGTGTTGCAACTGGCTATATGTGTAAATCTGAGCTTAATGCCTGCTTCTCCAGACTGCTTGACCCTCAGAACATGAATTCCCCACTTACTCATGGCTGCTTGGACTCTATTGCAAACACAGCTGACATCTGCCAAGCTAAACAGGCACAAAACCACTCTGGCACCACCATGCCCACATTGGAATGCTGTCATGAAGATATGTGCAATTATAGAGGACTGCATgatgttctctctcctcccaagGGTGAGACCTCAG GACAGGGGAGCAGATATCAGCATGACAACAGCAGAAATCTCATCACTAAGGTTCAGGAGCTGACCTCTTCAAAAGAATTGTGGTTCAGAGCAGCTGTAATTGCTGTCCCCATAGCTGGTGGGCTGATCTTAGTGCTGCTTATCATGCTAGCTTTGCGGATGCTCAGGAGTGAAAACAAAAGACTGCAAGATCAACGACAGCAAATGCTCTCCCGTTTGCACTACAGTTTTCATGGACATCATGCGAAGAAAGGACAGGTGGCAAAGTTAGACTTGGAATGCATGGTGCCAGTAACTGGTCATGAGAACTGCTGCATGAGCTGTGATAAAATGAGACAGACAGACCTCAGCAATGATAAAATTCTTTCATTAGTCCACTGGGGAATGTACAGCGGGCATGGAAAGCTGGAATTTGTatga